The Streptomyces sp. NBC_01244 genome contains a region encoding:
- a CDS encoding LysR family transcriptional regulator, with product MIEARHLRVLRAVAGTGSFSAAARELGCTQPAVSQQMKALEQSAGTPLLIRTGREMRLTQAGEALVRHAAGILAGLTAAEEEVAAIAGLRAGRVRLVSFPSGSSTLVPTALAAMRAEHPGTRISLVEAEPPRSVEMLREGDCDLALAFRYGGASGSATEWEDLVVRPLLTDRLVGLVPEGHRLAGAERVGMAQLADEPWIAGCPRCRRHLVEVCEAVGFTPRIDFATDDYPAVVGLVGAGLGVAVLPELAVESVRAKGVSTLVVEPAVEREVVALTLPDLARVPAVAATLAQLERAARR from the coding sequence GTGATCGAGGCACGCCATCTCCGAGTTCTGCGCGCTGTCGCCGGAACCGGGTCCTTCTCCGCCGCCGCCCGCGAGCTCGGCTGCACCCAGCCGGCCGTCTCCCAGCAGATGAAGGCGCTGGAGCAGTCCGCCGGCACCCCGCTGCTGATCCGCACCGGGCGCGAAATGCGCCTCACCCAGGCCGGTGAGGCGCTGGTCCGGCATGCCGCCGGGATCCTCGCCGGGCTGACGGCCGCCGAGGAGGAGGTCGCGGCCATCGCCGGGCTGCGCGCCGGCCGGGTCCGCCTGGTCTCCTTCCCCAGCGGCAGTTCCACGCTGGTGCCGACCGCGCTCGCGGCGATGCGCGCCGAGCATCCGGGGACCCGGATCTCGCTGGTCGAGGCGGAGCCGCCGCGCTCGGTGGAGATGCTGCGCGAGGGCGACTGCGATCTCGCACTGGCCTTCCGCTACGGCGGCGCCTCCGGATCGGCGACGGAGTGGGAGGACCTCGTGGTCCGGCCGCTGCTGACCGACCGGCTCGTCGGGCTGGTGCCCGAGGGGCACCGGCTGGCGGGGGCGGAGCGGGTGGGCATGGCGCAGCTGGCCGACGAGCCCTGGATCGCGGGCTGTCCGCGCTGCCGCCGCCATCTGGTGGAGGTGTGCGAAGCCGTCGGCTTCACCCCGCGCATCGACTTCGCCACCGACGACTACCCGGCCGTGGTCGGCCTGGTCGGGGCCGGGCTCGGGGTCGCGGTGCTGCCCGAGCTCGCGGTGGAGTCCGTACGGGCCAAGGGCGTGAGCACCCTCGTCGTGGAACCGGCCGTCGAGCGGGAGGTCGTCGCGCTGACCCTGCCCGACCTGGCCAGGGTCCCGGCGGTGGCCGCGACCCTGGCCCAGCTGGAGCGGGCCGCCCGGCGCTGA
- a CDS encoding MOSC domain-containing protein, which translates to MHLISVNLGRATAVDYTDAPDGLTGHGKIPAPGPVRVFAPGPKGVGASGVEGDDVCHLRHHGGDHQAVYAYAREDLEWWEGELGRELPGGIFGENFTTSGLDVNGALLGERWRVGPDLLLEVASARIPCRTFQGMLGEKAWVKRFTQEARPGAYLRVLREGSVSPGDTIEVVHRPDHEVTVEFWFRAFTTERDLLPRTLAAGDALEPEARDKALAHVEKYGKRGD; encoded by the coding sequence ATGCATCTGATCTCCGTGAACCTCGGCCGCGCGACGGCCGTCGACTACACCGACGCCCCGGACGGGCTGACCGGTCACGGCAAGATTCCGGCGCCGGGACCCGTACGGGTCTTCGCGCCGGGACCCAAGGGTGTCGGCGCGAGCGGCGTGGAGGGGGACGACGTCTGCCATCTGCGCCATCACGGCGGTGACCACCAGGCCGTGTACGCGTACGCCCGCGAGGACCTGGAGTGGTGGGAGGGCGAGCTCGGCCGCGAACTGCCCGGCGGGATCTTCGGCGAGAACTTCACCACCTCCGGTCTCGACGTGAACGGCGCGCTGCTCGGCGAGCGGTGGCGGGTCGGCCCCGATCTGCTCCTCGAGGTGGCCTCGGCCCGTATCCCGTGCCGGACCTTCCAGGGGATGCTCGGCGAGAAGGCCTGGGTCAAGCGGTTCACGCAGGAAGCCCGGCCGGGCGCCTACCTGCGGGTCCTTCGGGAGGGCTCGGTCTCCCCCGGCGACACCATCGAGGTCGTGCACCGCCCGGACCACGAGGTGACGGTGGAGTTCTGGTTCCGCGCCTTCACCACCGAGCGGGATCTGCTGCCGCGCACGCTGGCGGCGGGCGACGCACTGGAGCCGGAGGCTCGGGACAAGGCGCTGGCCCACGTGGAGAAGTACGGGAAGCGGGGCGACTAG
- a CDS encoding WhiB family transcriptional regulator, whose translation MADFSRLPGPNADLWDWQLLAACRGVDSSLFFHPEGERGAARSARETSAKEVCMRCPVRSECAAHALAVREPYGVWGGLTEDEREELMGRARHRLIPATSAIGPSTPIAPH comes from the coding sequence ATGGCAGATTTCTCCCGCCTCCCCGGACCGAACGCCGATCTCTGGGACTGGCAGCTGCTGGCTGCCTGCCGCGGGGTCGACAGCTCCCTCTTCTTCCACCCGGAAGGCGAGCGGGGCGCGGCCAGGAGCGCGCGCGAGACCTCGGCTAAAGAGGTCTGCATGCGCTGCCCGGTGCGTTCTGAATGCGCCGCACACGCACTCGCCGTCCGCGAGCCCTACGGGGTGTGGGGCGGCCTCACCGAGGACGAACGCGAAGAACTGATGGGCCGCGCACGCCATCGCCTGATCCCGGCGACGAGCGCGATCGGACCGAGCACGCCGATCGCTCCGCACTGA
- a CDS encoding SDR family NAD(P)-dependent oxidoreductase produces the protein MTTALITGSTAGIGAAFARRLAAQGHNLVLVARDTKRLGEQATELHDRHGIEAEVLAADLSTEEGITAVEERLADRKHPVDLLVNNAGFGNKGRYLEVSMADELTMLKVHIEAVLRLTSAAVEPMRSRGRGGVINVASVAAFLPRGTYGASKAWVVQFTQGAAKDLTGSGVRLMALCPGFVRTEFHERAGMGTDNIPGWMWLDADKLVAAALADLARGKTVSIPDPRYKALMSVVKLTPRGLLGGVSSRTGRKYGPQ, from the coding sequence ATGACGACTGCGTTGATTACGGGATCCACGGCGGGCATCGGCGCCGCCTTCGCCCGGCGGCTCGCCGCCCAGGGGCACAACCTGGTCCTGGTGGCCCGGGACACGAAGCGGCTCGGCGAGCAGGCCACCGAGCTGCACGACCGGCACGGGATCGAGGCGGAGGTGCTGGCCGCCGACCTCTCCACCGAGGAGGGCATCACGGCGGTCGAGGAGCGCCTCGCCGACCGCAAGCACCCCGTGGACCTGTTGGTGAACAACGCGGGCTTCGGCAACAAGGGCCGCTACCTCGAGGTCTCCATGGCCGACGAGCTGACCATGCTGAAGGTCCACATCGAGGCCGTGCTGCGGCTGACCTCGGCGGCCGTGGAGCCGATGCGCTCGCGCGGGCGCGGCGGCGTGATCAACGTGGCCTCGGTGGCCGCCTTCCTGCCGCGCGGCACGTACGGGGCGAGCAAGGCCTGGGTCGTGCAGTTCACCCAGGGTGCGGCCAAGGACCTGACCGGCTCGGGCGTACGGCTGATGGCGCTGTGCCCGGGCTTCGTCCGGACCGAGTTCCACGAGCGGGCCGGCATGGGCACGGACAACATCCCCGGCTGGATGTGGCTCGACGCCGACAAGCTGGTGGCGGCGGCCCTGGCCGATCTGGCGCGGGGCAAGACGGTGTCGATCCCGGACCCGCGGTACAAGGCACTGATGAGCGTGGTGAAGCTGACCCCGCGGGGACTGCTGGGCGGGGTGTCCTCGCGGACGGGGCGCAAGTACGGGCCCCAATAA
- a CDS encoding GuaB3 family IMP dehydrogenase-related protein, with product MTEIEIGRGKRGRRAYAFDDIAIVPSRRTRDPKEVSIAWQIDAYRFELPFLAAPMDSVVSPQTAIRIGELGGLGVLNLEGLWTRYEDPQPLLDEIAELDEESATRRLQEIYSAPIQADLIRQRIKEVRDSGVVTAAALSPQRTAEFSKAVVDAGVDIFVIRGTTVSAEHVSGAAEPLNLKQFIYELDVPVIVGGCATYTAALHLMRTGAAGVLVGFGGGAAHTTRNVLGIQVPMATAVADVAAARRDYMDESGGRYVHVIADGGVGWSGDIPKAVACGADAVMMGSPLARATDAPGKGNHWGMEAVHEDVPRGKKVDLGTVGTTEEILTGPSHSPDGSMNIFGALRRSMATTGYSELKEFQRVEVTIADSQHSR from the coding sequence GTGACTGAGATCGAGATCGGGCGCGGCAAGCGCGGCCGCCGGGCGTACGCGTTCGATGACATCGCCATCGTCCCCAGCCGCCGGACCCGGGACCCGAAGGAGGTCTCGATCGCCTGGCAGATCGACGCCTACCGCTTCGAGCTCCCGTTCCTGGCCGCTCCCATGGACTCGGTCGTCTCCCCGCAGACCGCCATCCGCATCGGCGAGCTCGGCGGCCTCGGCGTGCTGAACCTCGAAGGTCTGTGGACCCGGTACGAGGACCCGCAGCCGCTGCTGGACGAGATCGCGGAGCTGGACGAGGAGTCCGCCACCCGCCGTCTCCAGGAGATCTACTCCGCCCCCATCCAGGCGGACCTGATCCGTCAGCGGATCAAGGAGGTGCGCGACTCCGGTGTCGTCACCGCCGCCGCGCTCTCCCCGCAGCGCACGGCCGAGTTCTCCAAGGCCGTCGTCGACGCGGGCGTGGACATCTTCGTGATCCGCGGCACCACCGTGTCGGCGGAGCACGTCTCCGGCGCCGCCGAGCCGCTGAACCTCAAGCAGTTCATCTACGAGCTCGACGTCCCGGTCATCGTGGGCGGCTGCGCCACCTACACCGCGGCCCTGCACCTGATGCGCACCGGCGCGGCCGGTGTCCTGGTCGGCTTCGGCGGCGGCGCCGCGCACACCACGCGCAACGTGCTGGGCATCCAGGTCCCGATGGCCACCGCCGTCGCCGACGTGGCCGCGGCCCGCCGCGACTACATGGACGAGTCCGGCGGCCGCTACGTGCACGTCATCGCCGACGGCGGCGTGGGCTGGTCCGGCGACATCCCGAAGGCCGTCGCCTGCGGCGCCGACGCCGTGATGATGGGCTCCCCGCTGGCCCGTGCCACCGACGCGCCCGGCAAGGGCAACCACTGGGGCATGGAGGCCGTCCACGAGGACGTGCCGCGCGGCAAGAAGGTCGACCTCGGCACGGTCGGCACCACCGAGGAGATCCTCACCGGCCCGTCGCACTCACCGGACGGCTCGATGAACATCTTCGGCGCGCTGCGCCGCTCGATGGCCACCACCGGCTACAGCGAGCTCAAGGAGTTCCAGCGGGTCGAGGTCACGATCGCGGACTCGCAGCACAGCCGCTGA
- the groL gene encoding chaperonin GroEL (60 kDa chaperone family; promotes refolding of misfolded polypeptides especially under stressful conditions; forms two stacked rings of heptamers to form a barrel-shaped 14mer; ends can be capped by GroES; misfolded proteins enter the barrel where they are refolded when GroES binds) codes for MPKILKFDEDARRALERGVNKLADTVKVTIGPKGRNVVIDKKFGAPTITNDGVTIAREVELDDPYENLGAQLVKEVATKTNDVAGDGTTTATVLAQALVREGLRNVAAGASPAALKKGIDAAVKAVSEELLATARPIEDKSDIAAVAALSAQDQQVGDLIAEAMDKVGKDGVITVEESNAFGLELEFTEGMAFDKGYLSPYMVSDQERMEAILDDPYILINQGKISSIQDLLPLLEKVIQAGASKPLLIIAEDVEGEALSTLVVNKIRGTFNAVAVKAPGFGDRRKAMLQDMATLTGATVIAEEVGLKLDQAGLDVLGSARRVTISKDSTTIVDGGGSSDEVLGRVNQIKAEIESTDSDWDREKLQERLAKLAGGVCVIKVGAATEVELKEKKHRLEDAISATRAAVEEGIVSGGGSALVHAVKVLEGNLGLSGDEATGVAVVRRAAVEPLRWIAENAGLEGYVITAKVAELEKGQGFNAATGEYGDLVKAGVIDPVKVTRSALENAASIASLLLTTETLVVEKPADDEGDAGHGHGGHGHSH; via the coding sequence ATGCCGAAGATTCTCAAGTTTGACGAGGACGCCCGTCGCGCCCTTGAGCGTGGCGTCAACAAGCTCGCCGACACCGTCAAGGTGACGATCGGCCCCAAGGGCCGCAACGTCGTCATCGACAAGAAGTTCGGCGCTCCGACCATCACGAACGACGGCGTCACCATCGCCCGTGAGGTCGAGCTCGACGACCCGTACGAGAACCTTGGCGCGCAGCTCGTCAAGGAGGTCGCGACCAAGACCAACGACGTCGCGGGTGACGGCACCACCACCGCCACCGTCCTGGCGCAGGCGCTGGTCCGCGAGGGTCTGCGCAACGTGGCCGCGGGTGCTTCCCCGGCCGCCCTGAAGAAGGGCATCGACGCCGCGGTCAAGGCCGTGTCCGAGGAGCTCCTCGCGACCGCCCGCCCGATCGAGGACAAGTCCGACATCGCCGCCGTGGCCGCGCTCTCCGCGCAGGACCAGCAGGTCGGTGACCTCATCGCCGAGGCGATGGACAAGGTCGGCAAGGACGGTGTCATCACCGTCGAGGAGTCCAACGCCTTCGGCCTGGAGCTCGAGTTCACCGAGGGCATGGCCTTCGACAAGGGCTACCTGTCCCCGTACATGGTCTCCGACCAGGAGCGTATGGAGGCCATCCTCGATGACCCGTACATCCTGATCAACCAGGGCAAGATCTCCTCCATCCAGGACCTCCTGCCGCTGCTCGAGAAGGTCATCCAGGCCGGCGCCTCCAAGCCGCTCCTGATCATCGCCGAGGACGTCGAGGGCGAGGCGCTCTCCACCCTCGTCGTCAACAAGATCCGTGGCACCTTCAACGCCGTCGCCGTCAAGGCGCCCGGCTTCGGTGACCGCCGCAAGGCGATGCTCCAGGACATGGCCACCCTCACCGGTGCCACCGTCATCGCCGAAGAGGTCGGCCTCAAGCTCGACCAGGCCGGTCTGGACGTACTGGGCTCCGCCCGCCGCGTCACGATCTCCAAGGACAGCACCACCATCGTCGACGGTGGCGGCTCTTCCGACGAGGTCCTCGGCCGCGTCAACCAGATCAAGGCCGAGATCGAGTCCACCGACTCGGACTGGGACCGCGAGAAGCTGCAGGAGCGCCTGGCGAAGCTCGCCGGCGGCGTCTGCGTCATCAAGGTCGGCGCCGCCACCGAGGTGGAGCTCAAGGAGAAGAAGCACCGTCTCGAGGACGCCATCTCGGCGACCCGCGCCGCGGTCGAGGAGGGCATCGTCTCCGGCGGTGGCTCCGCTCTCGTCCACGCCGTGAAGGTGCTGGAAGGCAACCTGGGCCTGTCGGGCGACGAGGCCACCGGTGTCGCGGTCGTGCGCCGCGCCGCCGTCGAGCCGCTGCGCTGGATCGCGGAGAACGCCGGCCTCGAGGGCTACGTCATCACCGCGAAGGTCGCCGAGCTCGAGAAGGGCCAGGGCTTCAACGCCGCCACCGGCGAGTACGGCGACCTGGTCAAGGCCGGCGTCATCGACCCGGTCAAGGTCACCCGCTCCGCGCTGGAGAACGCCGCTTCCATCGCGTCGCTGCTGCTCACGACCGAGACCCTGGTCGTCGAGAAGCCGGCCGACGACGAGGGCGACGCCGGTCACGGCCACGGTGGCCACGGCCACAGCCACTGA
- the guaB gene encoding IMP dehydrogenase has translation MTVNADGVPDKFATLGLTYDDVLLLPGSSDMSPDAIDTSSLISRNVRVNVPLLSAAMDKVTEARMAIAMARQGGVGVLHRNLSIADQANQVDLVKRSESGMVTDPITVHPDATLREADELCAKFRISGVPVTDPAGKLLGIVTNRDMAFESDRSRQVREVMTPMPLVTGKVGISGVDAMELLRRHKIEKLPLVDEAGLLKGLITVKDFVKAEKYPNAAKDKDGRLLVGAAVGVAGDAYERAQALIEAGADFIVVDTAHGHSRLVGDMVSKIKSNSTVDVIGGNIATRDGAQALIDAGCDGIKVGVGPGSICTTRVVAGIGVPQVTAIYEAALAAKAAGVPVIGDGGLQYSGDIAKALVAGADTVMLGSLLAGCEESPGELLFINGKQFKSYRGMGSLGAMQSRGDRKSFSKDRYFQEGVGGDDKLIPEGIEGQVPYRGPLSAVVHQLVGGLRQSMFYVGGRTVPELQDRGRFVRITSAGLKESHPHDIQMTVEAPNYSRKG, from the coding sequence ATGACTGTGAACGCCGACGGAGTGCCCGACAAATTCGCCACGCTCGGCCTCACTTATGACGATGTGCTGCTGCTTCCCGGGTCCTCGGACATGTCCCCGGACGCCATCGACACGTCCTCGCTCATCTCCCGCAACGTCCGTGTGAACGTCCCGCTGCTCTCCGCCGCCATGGACAAGGTCACCGAGGCCCGGATGGCCATCGCGATGGCCCGCCAGGGCGGCGTCGGCGTCCTGCACCGCAACCTCTCCATCGCCGACCAGGCCAACCAGGTCGACCTGGTCAAGCGCTCCGAGTCCGGCATGGTCACCGACCCGATCACGGTGCACCCCGACGCGACCCTGCGCGAGGCCGACGAGCTCTGCGCCAAGTTCCGGATCTCCGGCGTCCCGGTCACCGACCCGGCGGGCAAGCTGCTCGGCATCGTCACCAACCGCGACATGGCCTTCGAGTCGGACCGCAGCCGCCAGGTGCGCGAGGTCATGACCCCGATGCCGCTGGTCACGGGCAAGGTGGGCATCTCCGGCGTGGACGCCATGGAGCTGCTGCGCCGCCACAAGATCGAGAAGCTGCCGCTCGTCGACGAGGCCGGCCTCCTCAAGGGCCTCATCACGGTCAAGGACTTCGTCAAGGCCGAGAAGTACCCGAACGCCGCCAAGGACAAGGACGGCCGACTGCTCGTCGGCGCGGCCGTCGGCGTCGCGGGCGACGCGTACGAGCGGGCCCAGGCCCTGATCGAGGCGGGCGCCGACTTCATCGTCGTCGACACCGCCCACGGCCACTCCCGCCTCGTCGGCGACATGGTCTCCAAGATCAAGTCGAACTCGACGGTCGACGTCATCGGCGGCAACATCGCCACCCGCGACGGTGCCCAGGCCCTCATCGACGCCGGCTGTGACGGCATCAAGGTCGGCGTCGGTCCCGGCTCCATCTGCACCACCCGCGTCGTCGCCGGCATCGGCGTTCCGCAGGTCACCGCGATCTACGAGGCCGCGCTCGCCGCCAAGGCGGCCGGCGTGCCGGTCATCGGCGACGGTGGCCTGCAGTACTCCGGCGACATCGCGAAGGCGCTCGTCGCCGGCGCCGACACGGTGATGCTCGGCTCGCTGCTCGCGGGCTGCGAGGAGTCCCCGGGCGAGCTGCTGTTCATCAACGGCAAGCAGTTCAAGTCGTACCGCGGCATGGGCTCGCTCGGCGCGATGCAGTCCCGCGGCGACCGCAAGTCCTTCTCCAAGGACCGCTACTTCCAGGAGGGCGTGGGCGGCGACGACAAGCTCATCCCCGAGGGCATCGAGGGCCAGGTCCCGTACCGCGGCCCGCTCTCCGCGGTCGTGCACCAGCTCGTCGGCGGCCTGCGCCAGTCGATGTTCTACGTCGGCGGACGCACGGTGCCGGAGCTCCAGGACCGCGGCCGGTTCGTCCGGATCACCTCGGCGGGGCTCAAGGAGAGCCACCCGCACGACATCCAGATGACGGTCGAGGCGCCGAACTACAGCCGCAAGGGCTGA
- the groES gene encoding co-chaperone GroES, with translation MTTTSSKVAIKPLEDRIVVQPLDAEQTTASGLVIPDTAKEKPQEGVVLAVGPGRFEDGQRLPLDVTVGDVVLYSKYGGTEVKYNGEEYLVLSARDVLAIVEK, from the coding sequence GTGACGACCACCAGCTCCAAGGTTGCCATCAAGCCGCTCGAGGACCGCATTGTGGTCCAGCCGCTCGACGCCGAGCAGACCACGGCCTCTGGCCTGGTCATCCCGGACACCGCGAAGGAGAAGCCCCAGGAGGGCGTCGTCCTCGCCGTGGGTCCGGGTCGCTTCGAGGACGGCCAGCGTCTCCCGCTGGACGTCACCGTCGGCGACGTCGTCCTGTACTCCAAGTACGGCGGCACCGAAGTGAAGTACAACGGCGAGGAGTACCTCGTCCTCTCGGCCCGCGACGTGCTCGCGATCGTCGAGAAGTAA
- a CDS encoding sigma-70 family RNA polymerase sigma factor, translating to MRDDEAPGSPATTGGSGASRNSGDSTVSALVRRAVEGDEQATHDLLAFVHPLAIRYCRSRLSRLPGDARHFVEDLAQEVCVAVLMALPRYRDTGRPFEAFVFAIAAHKVADLQRAAMRHPGSTAVPSDEMPERPDDSLGPEERALLSSDAAWAKKLLANLPENQRELLVLRVAVGLTAEETGQMLGMSPGAVRVAQHRALSRLRALAEQ from the coding sequence ATGCGCGACGACGAGGCCCCGGGGTCACCCGCGACCACAGGCGGCAGCGGCGCCTCCCGAAACAGCGGCGACAGTACCGTCAGCGCGCTCGTACGCCGTGCGGTGGAAGGCGACGAGCAGGCCACCCACGATCTGCTCGCCTTCGTGCACCCCCTCGCCATCCGCTACTGCCGCTCCCGCCTGTCGCGACTTCCGGGTGACGCTCGTCACTTCGTGGAGGACCTCGCGCAGGAGGTCTGCGTCGCCGTGCTGATGGCGCTGCCGCGCTACCGCGACACCGGGCGCCCCTTCGAAGCCTTCGTCTTCGCCATCGCCGCGCACAAGGTCGCCGATCTCCAGCGGGCCGCCATGCGCCATCCGGGCAGTACGGCCGTGCCCTCCGACGAGATGCCGGAACGGCCCGACGACTCCCTGGGTCCGGAGGAGCGCGCGCTGCTGAGCAGTGACGCCGCCTGGGCCAAGAAGCTGCTCGCCAATCTGCCGGAGAACCAGCGCGAGCTCCTGGTCCTGCGCGTGGCCGTCGGGCTGACCGCCGAAGAGACCGGGCAGATGCTCGGGATGTCCCCCGGGGCGGTGCGCGTCGCCCAGCACCGGGCGCTGAGCCGGCTCCGTGCGCTCGCAGAGCAGTAG
- a CDS encoding response regulator transcription factor produces the protein MTSVLVCDDSPLAREALRRAVATVPGVERVTTAANGEEVLRRWGADRSDLILMDVRMPGLGGVETVRRLLSADPGARIIMLTVAEDLDGVALAVAAGARGYLHKDASRAELRATVTQALADPTWRLAPRRLRSAEMGAAPTLTAREIQVLEGMSHGRSNAEIGRELFLSEDTVKTHARRLFKKLGASDRAHAVALGFRWGLVR, from the coding sequence ATGACATCCGTCCTCGTCTGCGACGACTCCCCGCTTGCCCGAGAGGCGCTCCGTCGCGCGGTTGCCACCGTGCCCGGCGTCGAGCGTGTGACGACGGCTGCCAACGGCGAGGAAGTCCTCCGCCGCTGGGGTGCCGACCGTTCCGACCTGATTCTGATGGATGTACGGATGCCCGGGCTCGGCGGTGTGGAGACGGTTCGCCGGCTGCTCTCGGCCGACCCCGGCGCCCGCATCATCATGCTGACGGTCGCCGAAGACCTGGACGGCGTGGCCCTCGCGGTCGCCGCCGGCGCCCGGGGCTATCTGCACAAGGACGCCTCGCGCGCCGAACTGCGGGCCACGGTCACCCAGGCCCTCGCCGACCCGACCTGGAGGCTGGCCCCGCGCCGGCTCCGCTCGGCCGAGATGGGCGCCGCGCCCACGCTCACCGCGCGCGAGATCCAGGTGTTGGAGGGCATGAGCCACGGCCGGTCCAATGCGGAGATCGGGCGCGAGCTCTTCCTCTCCGAGGACACGGTCAAGACGCACGCCCGCCGGCTGTTCAAGAAGCTCGGCGCGTCCGACCGGGCGCACGCCGTGGCGCTCGGGTTCCGCTGGGGCCTGGTCCGCTGA
- a CDS encoding ester cyclase, producing MTFVQVIDYETKRFDEMNSLIDRYAEQTAGKRTVTHTLIGRDRDSKTHYVDLVEFPSYEEAMRNSQLPETDRMFQEMVALCDGMPKFMNLDVVRDEYLNKLVVNRFLEEVVGKGNFDAVQECIAADYVTHDIMESAGQGNGREGIRKTVGMWRGAFDMTFDMTRQIAEGDCVTTLWDWKGTHKGEFMGVSPTGKEFTMSGCTTCRIENGRIAEDWWYYDAPGLMRQMGMMPG from the coding sequence ATGACATTCGTACAAGTGATCGACTACGAGACCAAGCGCTTCGACGAGATGAACAGTCTCATCGACCGCTATGCCGAGCAGACCGCCGGAAAGCGCACGGTCACCCACACCCTCATCGGCAGGGACCGCGACTCCAAGACCCACTACGTGGACCTCGTCGAATTCCCCTCGTACGAAGAGGCCATGAGGAACTCCCAGCTCCCGGAAACCGACCGGATGTTCCAGGAGATGGTGGCCCTCTGCGACGGCATGCCGAAGTTCATGAACCTCGACGTGGTCCGTGACGAGTACCTCAACAAGCTCGTCGTGAACCGCTTCCTCGAGGAGGTCGTGGGCAAGGGCAACTTCGACGCCGTCCAAGAGTGCATCGCGGCCGACTACGTCACCCACGACATCATGGAGAGCGCCGGCCAGGGCAACGGCCGCGAAGGCATCCGCAAGACCGTCGGCATGTGGCGGGGCGCCTTCGACATGACCTTCGACATGACGCGCCAGATCGCCGAAGGCGACTGCGTCACCACCCTGTGGGACTGGAAGGGCACCCACAAGGGCGAGTTCATGGGGGTCTCGCCGACCGGCAAGGAATTCACCATGTCGGGCTGTACGACCTGCCGGATCGAGAACGGCCGGATCGCCGAGGACTGGTGGTACTACGACGCCCCGGGCCTGATGCGCCAGATGGGCATGATGCCCGGATAG